Proteins co-encoded in one Quercus robur chromosome 8, dhQueRobu3.1, whole genome shotgun sequence genomic window:
- the LOC126697736 gene encoding uncharacterized protein LOC126697736 has translation MAVSDVEAVLEFLRKNGFSEAESALRQDMIEKGHLGAFDFEKFFFPMVPPPPPVRIPSSVRRTEIQGAAAESSRSSSKSEDDEFVSMGSSTSDVCSSEFVNPYGVRSTSQDASEVSSENLSQFGTARDYPDFDLQNDLFWYDEKDNGDFMTPSYEGPDFFGCPSEDKFVMTSENKKQHEDSTEKECLFYISPLNDENELHVVDYYHVDSNNEHAGCTKGESKGSASYCSTPFCKCCAGAGGFYGGNPADYSNLSSKETDLNDIQLEFVGDIPADCDSTAQHKINKTTYSVKRGSTNDWVEDCKGSPDFHIKVAEKDFIPNGIESYEFEDGGKVNAEPQEPDAAAEGEDVTDELLMYNTNDDEYEVFDLRIIHRKNRTGFEENKDLPIVINTVIAGRYYVTEYLGSAAFSKVVQAHDLHTGIDVCLKIIKNDKDFFDQSLDEIKLLKLVNKHDPADERHILRLYDYFYHQEHLFIVCELLRANLYEFQKFNQESGGEAYFTLSRLQVITRQCLEALAYLHHLGIIHCDLKPENILIKSYRRCEIKVIDLGSSCFQTDNLCLYVQSRSYRAPEVILGHPYDQRIDLWSLGCILVELCSGEVLFPNDSIVMILARMIGMLGPIDLEMLEQGQETDKYFTQEYDLYQINEETNQLEYIIPESSLLEHRLQGTDDMFIDFVRNLLEINPKQRPTAVEALEHPWLSYSY, from the exons ATGGCGGTCTCAGACGTCGAAGCAGTGCTAGAGTTCTTGAGGAAAAATGGGTTTTCGGAGGCCGAGTCAGCTCTCAGACAGGATATGATTGAAAAGGGTCATCTGGGTGCCTTTGATTTCGAGAAATTCTTCTTTCCAATGGTGCCACCTCCGCCGCCGGTGAGAATTCCGTCCAGTGTACGGCGAACGGAGATCCAGGGTGCTGCAGCTGAATCTTCAAGATCGAGTTCTAAGTCCGAAGATGATGAGTTTGTGAGCATGGGGTCTTCTACTTCGGATGTGTGTTCTTCAG AGTTCGTAAACCCATATGGTGTTAGATCTACATCTCAAGATGCTTCTGAAGTTTCATCAGAGAATTTATCTCAATTCGGCACAGCACGCGATTATCCTGATTTTGATTTGCAAAATGACTTGTTTTGGTatgatgagaaagacaatggGGACTTCATGACTCCCAGCTATGAAGGGCCAGACTTCTTTGGCTGTCCAAGTGAAGATAAGTTTGTGATGACTTCAGAGAACAAGAAGCAACATGAGGACTCAACGGAAAAGGAAtgtcttttttatatttctccCTTGAATGATGAAAATGAGCTGCATGTGGTGGACTATTATCATGTTGATAGTAATAATGAGCATGCAGGGTGCACTAAGGGGGAATCCAAAGGTTCTGCTTCTTATTGTTCAACCCCTTTCTGCAAATGCTGTGCAGGAGCTGGAGGATTTTATGGTGGAAATCCAGCAGACTACAGCAATCTGAGCTCAAAAGAAACTGATTTGAATGATATTCAGTTAGAGTTTGTAGGGGATATTCCCGCTGATTGTGACTCTACTGCAcaacataaaataaacaaaactacCTACTCTGTTAAAAGGGGTTCCACAAATGACTGGGTTGAAGATTGTAAAGGTTCCCCTGACTTTCACATTAAGGTTGCTGAGAAGGATTTCATACCAAATGGAATTGAAAGCTATGAATTTGAAGATGGTGGAAAGGTAAATGCAGAACCCCAGGAGCCTGATGCTGCTGCAGAAGGAGAGGATGTTACTGATGAACTTCTAATGTACAATACTAACGATGATGAATATGAAGTATTTGACCTCAGAATCATACACAGAAAAAACAG GACAGGATTTGAAGAAAACAAGGATCTGCCTATTGTGATAAATACTGTCATTGCCGGCAGATATTACGTAACAGAGTACCTGGGTTCGGCCGCTTTTAGTAAGGTTGTTCAGGCACATGATCTTCACACAGGAATCGATGTTTGCCTTAAGATCATAAAAAACGATAAAGATTTTTTTGACCAGAGTTTAGATGAAATTAAACTTTTAAAGCTTGTCAACAAGCATGACCCTGCTGATGAACGCCACATTTTGCGTCTTTATGACTACTTTTATCATCAG GAGCATCTCTTCATTGTTTGTGAACTCCTCCGGGCAAACTTATATGAATTTCAGAAATTCAATCAAGAATCTGGTGGAGAAGCTTATTTTACCTTGAGCAGATTGCAG GTTATAACCCGTCAATGTTTGGAGGCATTGGCATACTTGCATCACTTGGGAATTATTCACTGTGATCTAAAGCCAGAGAACATACTCATCAAAAGTTACAGAAGATGTGAGATAAAGGTTATTGATCTTGGTAGCAGTTGCTTTCAAACTGACAACTTGTGCCTGTATGTACAGTCTCGTTCCTATCGAGCTCCTGAAGTAATCCTGGGCCATCCATATGACCAAAGGATTGACTTGTGGTCTCTTGGCTGTATCTTGGTGGAGCTATGCTCTGGGGAA GTGCTGTTTCCTAATGATTCAATTGTAATGATCCTTGCACGCATGATTGGGATGCTTGGTCCTATTGATCTCGAGATGTTGGAACAAGGGCAGGAGACGGACAAGTATTTCACACAAGAATATGATCTTTATCAGATAAATGAG GAAACAAACCAACTGGAGTACATAATCCCCGAGTCATCCTTGTTGGAGCATCGCCTGCAGGGTACTGATGACATGTTTATTGACTTTGTAAGAAACTTGCTTGAGATCAATCCAAAGCAGCGCCCGACAGCAGTCGAGGCACTAGAGCACCCATGGCTTTCCTACTCTTACTAG
- the LOC126697737 gene encoding protein SMAX1-LIKE 7, with protein sequence MPTPVSVARQCLTPEAAHALDEAVAVARRRGHAQTTSLHAVSALLSLTSSTLRDACARARNSAYSPRLQFKALELCLSVSLDRVPSTQLGDDPPVSNSLMAAIKRSQANQRRQPENFHLFHQISQQSSSSTNSSISCIKVELQHLILSILDDPVVSRVFAEAGFRSSEIKLAIVRPLPQLLRYSHRSRGPPLFLCNVSDFSDPGRRGFAFPFSGFLAPDDDNCKRIGDVMIRKNKGRNPLLVGVCAYSALQSFTETIEKQKDDSVLPIELSGLNVVSIENEVSKFVTENGDKGSLSLKFNEVGSMVEQNLGPGLVVNFGDLKTFVMVEDTINNNNDNNNKNSTCTSNSEAVRYVVDQLTSLLELHGGRVWLIGAAASYESYLKFLTKFPSIEKDWELQLLPITSLRPSSMAESYPRSSLMESFVPFGGFFSTPSDLKVPLSSSYQCMPRCHQCNEHCEEEVIAVSKGGLTASVADRYQSSLPSWLQMTELGTNKGLDTKTKDDGVVLSAKVTGVQKKWDNICQRLHHTQSPPEEKTFPTVLGFRFVEDKKENADNHSCNNTDASSNETDCVNVDPCMPMRKITTLQSSNSFPLVSKPKNESLLSKQWGKPLNAEDLESGGLNSPHCSVSNSSMGDSSRTSPTSATSVTTDLGLGICSSPTSNKPKKCTHQNSTDLPQGFSGRFSTDVDVVNGNISSHLTRSSSFSSPDYGGLSDRIDPKMLFRALSERVGWQDEAIRVISQTIACWQTRSKKRHGASLRADIWFNFVGPDRLGKKKIALALAEKLHESQEHFISMDLSSQDGMINSNTIFGLRGMNGYDIKFRGKTLVDCLAEELTKKPLSIAFLENVDKADVLTQNSLSQAIRTGKLSDSHGRDISINNTIFVTTSTFSMGNYPHTVRREPSKYSAERILAVKWWPMQIRIGHAFEDNTKSQSMNVSETMRKDISNPVFLNKRKLVSGTDSLGQPKISEMAKRAHKTSTRYLDLNLPAEENEVCDSNDGNSDKDSISENSKAWLQDFSDHVDKTVVFKPFDFDALADKLLKEVTKSFHKIVGSNCFLEIDSKVMDQLLAASYIPDRNTVVEDWVERVLSRAFAEVPNRYNLTAHSVVKLATCEGLCVEELAPEVYLPSRIILN encoded by the exons ATGCCTACGCCGGTTAGTGTAGCCAGGCAATGCTTAACACCAGAGGCAGCTCACGCGCTGGACGAGGCGGTGGCCGTCGCACGCCGACGTGGGCACGCTCAAACGACGTCGCTCCATGCCGTCTCTGCTCTTTTGTCTCTCACTTCGTCGACCCTACGCGACGCCTGCGCGCGTGCGCGAAACTCGGCCTACTCTCCGCGCCTCCAATTCAAAGCTTTGGAGCTCTGTCTCAGCGTCTCGCTCGACCGAGTCCCCTCGACCCAACTCGGTGACGACCCGCCCGTTTCGAACTCGCTCATGGCGGCGATAAAACGGTCCCAAGCGAACCAACGAAGACAGCCCGAGAATTTCCACCTCTTCCATCAAATCTCTCAGCAATCGAGCTCTTCGACGAACTCGTCGATTTCGTGTATCAAAGTCGAGCTCCAGCACTTGATTTTATCGATTCTCGATGACCCGGTTGTGAGTCGGGTTTTCGCTGAAGCAGGTTTTCGGAGCTCCGAAATCAAGCTCGCTATAGTTCGTCCCCTCCCGCAGCTACTCAGATACTCCCATCGCTCGCGTGGCCCGCCTTTGTTTCTCTGTAACGTATCCGATTTTTCGGATCCGGGTCGTCGGGGCTTCGCTTTTCCTTTCTCGGGTTTTCTCGCTCCGGACGACGATAACTGTAAACGAATCGGAGATGTTATGATTAGGAAAAACAAAGGGAGGAATCCTCTGCTTGTGGGTGTATGTGCTTACAGTGCACTCCAGAGCTTCACAGAAACAATAGAGAAGCAAAAAGATGATTCAGTCTTGCCCATTGAGCTTTCTGGGTTAAACGTAGTTTCCATCGAAAACGAGGTTTCTAAGTTTGTGACTGAGAATGGTGACAAAGGGTCACTGAGTTTGAAATTTAATGAGGTGGGTTCGATGGTAGAGCAAAATTTGGGACCTGGGTTGGTCGTAAATTTTGGAGACTTGAAGACATTTGTGATGGTTGAGGAtactattaataataataatgataacaaTAATAAGAATAGTACATGTACATCAAATTCTGAAGCTGTGCGCTATGTCGTTGACCAATTGACAAGTTTATTGGAGCTTCATGGAGGGAGAGTCTGGTTGATAGGAGCAGCTGCGAGCTACGAGTCGTATTTGAAGTTTTTGACTAAGTTTCCGTCTATTGAGAAAGATTGGGAGTTGCAGCTTTTGCCTATCACTTCTCTTAGGCCTTCTTCCATGGCTGAATCGTATCCCAGGTCCAg CTTGATGGAGTCGTTCGTTCCATTTGGCGGGTTCTTTTCAACACCTTCTGACCTAAAGGTCCCATTAAGTAGCTCATATCAATGCATGCCCCGTTGTCATCAGTGCAATGAACATTGTGAAGAAGAAGTGATTGCTGTTTCAAAGGGAGGTCTTACTGCCTCAGTTGCAGATCGATACCAATCTAGCTTGCCTTCTTGGTTGCAGATGACTGAACTTGGGACTAACAAGGGACTCGATACGAAG ACCAAAGATGATGGAGTGGTATTGAGTGCCAAAGTTACAGGAGTGCAAAAGAAATGGGACAATATATGCCAGCGTCTTCATCATACTCAATCACCCCCtgaagaaaaaacatttcctaCTGTTTTGGGCTTTCGATTTGTTGAAGACAAGAAGGAAAATGCTGATAATCACAGCTGCAATAATACAGATGCATCTTCAAATGAAACTGACTGTGTGAATGTGGATCCATGCATGCCCATGCGAAAGATTACCACATTACAATCAAGCAATTCTTTTCCTTTGGTCAGCAAGCCTAAGAATGAAAGTTTGCTATCCAAACAATGGGGAAAACCTTTGAATGCTGAAGATCTTGAGTCAGGTGGCCTCAATTCTCCCCATTGCAGTGTATCCAATTCAAGCATGGGTGACAGCAGTCGAACCTCCCCCACATCTGCAACTTCTGTGACAACAGATTTAGGACTGGGAATTTGCTCTTCTCCCACTAGTAATAAGCCAAAGAAATGTACCCATCAAAATTCAACAGATCTTCCACAGGGATTCTCAGGTCGCTTTTCTACAGACGTTGATGTGGTCAATGGGAATATCTCTAGTCATCTGACTCGATCTTCATCCTTCTCAAGTCCTGACTATGGTGGGCTTTCTGACAGAATAGACCCGAAGATGCTATTTAGAGCACTGAGTGAGAGGGTCGGTTGGCAAGACGAAGCAATTCGTGTTATTAGCCAAACAATAGCCTGCTGGCAAACAAGAAGTAAAAAACGCCATGGAGCAAGTCTGAGAGCAGATATATGGTTTAATTTTGTTGGACCTGACAGGCTTGGTAAGAAGAAAATAGCTCTTGCCCTTGCTGAGAAATTACATGAAAGCCAGGAACATTTTATTTCTATGGATCTGAGTTCCCAAGATGGGATGATTAATTCAAACACAATCTTTGGTCTCCGAGGAATGAATGGTTATGATATAAAGTTCAGGGGGAAAACTCTTGTTGATTGTCTTGCTGAGGAGTTAACCAAGAAACCCTTGTCCATTGCCTTCCTTGAAAATGTAGATAAAGCTGATGTACTGACTCAAAATAGTTTGTCTCAGGCTATTCGGACTGGTAAACTTTCAGACTCACATGGAAGAGATATCAGCATCAATAACACGATATTCGTGACAACTTCAACATTCTCAATGGGCAACTATCCTCACACTGTCAGAAGGGAACCCTCAAAATACTCTGCAGAAAGAATTTTGGCAGTAAAATGGTGGCCAATGCAGATTAGAATTGGACATGCCTTTGAAGACAACACCAAAAGCCAGAGCATGAATGTATCCGAAACAATGAGAAAAGACATCTCTAATCCAGTCTTTTTGAATAAAAGGAAGCTTGTCAGTGGTACTGACTCTCTGGGGCAGCCTAAAATCTCAGAGATGGCCAAACGGGCTCACAAGACATCAACTAGGTATCTGGATTTGAACCTTCCGGCTGAAGAAAATGAAGTTTGTGACAGTAATGATGGAAACTCTGACAAGGACTCCATCTCCGAGAACTCTAAAGCCTGGCTGCAAGATTTCTCTGATCATGTGGATAAAACGGTAGTTTTCAAGCCATTTGATTTTGATGCACTTGCCGATAAATTATTGAAGGAGGTCACAAAGAGCTTCCACAAGATTGTTGGTTCCAACTGTTTTCTAGAGATTGATTCTAAAGTCATGGATCAATTACTGGCAGCTTCATATATACCAGACAGGAATACAGTGGTCGAGGATTGGGTAGAGCGAGTCCTGAGCAGGGCATTTGCAGAAGTTCCAAACAGATACAACCTCACTGCTCATTCTGTTGTAAAACTTGCTACTTGTGAGGGCCTTTGTGTTGAGGAGCTAGCACCAGAAGTTTACCTTCCTTCAAGAATTATTCTTAATTGA